In a genomic window of Gossypium arboreum isolate Shixiya-1 chromosome 9, ASM2569848v2, whole genome shotgun sequence:
- the LOC108473435 gene encoding plastid-lipid-associated protein, chloroplastic-like: MATIFQLNNFPYKTFLTTPKHIQSTSKPSILLLNSIKRTQNSSSVSHFLTRKSIRSRPGFQVFAADDDEGSPDKEEEVMEEPETESGGVVVAEAEAEEEKPKEEVGEIESLKKALVDSFYGTDRGWKASSETRAEIVELITLLEAKNPTPAPTDSLPLLNGKWILAYTSFTGLFPLLSRGQLRLVKVEEISQTIDAENLTVQNSVQFSGPLASSSISASAKFEVRSPRRVQIKFQEGIIGTPQLTDSIVLPENVEFMGQKIDLAPIKSLLNSVQDTASTVAKTISSRPPLKFSLSNSNSESWLLTTYLDEDLRISRDGGSVFVLIKEGSSLLTTLN, encoded by the exons ATGGCTACGatttttcaactcaataactttccaTACAAGACTTTCTTAACAACTCCAAAACATATTCAGTCCACTTCAAAGCCTTCAATTCTACTTCTCAACTCTATCAAACGAACCCAGAATTCAAGCAGTGTATCTCACTTTTTGACCAGAAAATCAATTCGGTCAAGACCCGGTTTCCAAGTTTTTGCTGCGGACGATGACGAGGGGAGCCCGGACAAGGAGGAGGAGGTGATGGAGGAGCCAGAAACAGAGAGCGGCGGAGTGGTCGTGGCCGAGGCCGAGGCAGAGGAGGAGAAGCCTAAAGAAGAAGTGGGTGAAATCGAGAGCTTGAAGAAAGCATTAGTGGATTCGTTTTATGGGACTGATCGTGGGTGGAAAGCTAGTAGTGAGACGAGAGCTGAGATTGTAGAGCTTATAACTCTGCTTGAGGCTAAGAATCCAACTCCAGCACCAACTGATTCTTTGCCTTTGCTCAATGGCAAATGGATTCTCGC GTACACGTCTTTCACCGGTCTGTTTCCGCTGTTGTCAAGGGGTCAATTGCGATTAGTAAAAGTGGAGGAAATATCACAGACCATAGATGCTGAAAATTTAACTGTGCAGAACTCTGTCCAATTCTCGGGGCCGTTAGCCTCGAGTTCTATTAGTGCAAGTGCAAAGTTCGAGGTCCGAAGTCCCAGGCGAGTGCAG ATCAAGTTTCAGGAAGGCATAATCGGAACTCCCCAGCTTACGGACTCCATAGTCTTACCCGAAAATGTGGAATTTATGGGACAAAAAATCGATCTAGCTCCTATCAAAAGCTTGCTCAACTCTGTACAAGACACAGCTTCCACTGTTGCAAAGACGATTTCGAGCCGCCCACCATTGAAGTTCTCATTATCAAACAGCAATTCGGAATCATGGTTACTTACCACATACCTTGATGAAGACCTGCGGATTTCAAGAGACGGCGGGAGCGTTTTCGTGCTCATCAAGGAGGGCAGTTCTCTCTTGACCACCTTGAACTAA